One region of Zingiber officinale cultivar Zhangliang chromosome 7B, Zo_v1.1, whole genome shotgun sequence genomic DNA includes:
- the LOC122005325 gene encoding 2-dehydro-3-deoxyphosphooctonate aldolase 1-like isoform X1 yields the protein MAKHIKTVTSRLGLPLVFKSSFDKANRTSSKSFLGPGLEQGLKILEKVKAAYDLPIITDVHESSQCEAVGRVADSIQIPAFLCRQADLLVAAAETGRVINIKKGQFCAPSDFNKFILLFSFLYLCMLMIFIFSESRNMFILK from the exons ATGGCAAAACATATAAAAACTGTAACGTCTAG GCTTGGTTTGCCCCTAGTGTTCAAGTCAAGTTTTGACAAAGCTAATCGCACTTCGTCAAAATCATTTCTTGGTCCTGGTTTGGAACAAGGTCTGAAG ATTCTTGAGAAAGTAAAGGCGGCATATGATCTGCCAATCATAACTGATGTCCATGAGAGTAGCCAG TGTGAAGCTGTAGGCCGAGTTGCTGATAGTATTCAGATTCCAGCTTTCctttgtcgtcag GCAGACCTTCTAGTAGCAGCAGCTGAAACTGGAAGAGTCATAAATATCAAGAAAGGCCAATTTTGTGCTCCGTCAGACTTCAATAAGTTCATACTTTTATTTAGTTTTCTGTATCTCTGCATGctgatgatttttattttttcagaaaGTAGAAACATGTTTATATTAAAGTGA
- the LOC122005325 gene encoding 2-dehydro-3-deoxyphosphooctonate aldolase 1-like isoform X2: MAKHIKTVTSRLGLPLVFKSSFDKANRTSSKSFLGPGLEQGLKILEKVKAAYDLPIITDVHESSQCEAVGRVADSIQIPAFLCRQADLLVAAAETGRVINIKKGQFCAPSDFNKLW, translated from the exons ATGGCAAAACATATAAAAACTGTAACGTCTAG GCTTGGTTTGCCCCTAGTGTTCAAGTCAAGTTTTGACAAAGCTAATCGCACTTCGTCAAAATCATTTCTTGGTCCTGGTTTGGAACAAGGTCTGAAG ATTCTTGAGAAAGTAAAGGCGGCATATGATCTGCCAATCATAACTGATGTCCATGAGAGTAGCCAG TGTGAAGCTGTAGGCCGAGTTGCTGATAGTATTCAGATTCCAGCTTTCctttgtcgtcag GCAGACCTTCTAGTAGCAGCAGCTGAAACTGGAAGAGTCATAAATATCAAGAAAGGCCAATTTTGTGCTCCGTCAGACTTCAATAA gttatGGTGA